A genomic region of Gammaproteobacteria bacterium contains the following coding sequences:
- the moaA gene encoding GTP 3',8-cyclase MoaA, with product MSAHTTPQLIDRFGRTVSYVRISVTDRCDFRCVYCMEEEMQFLPRAQVLTLEEIALVGRAFTELGVQKIRITGGEPLVRRNVMTLIHELGALPLRELVLTTNGSQLSRYAGELKAANVKRINISLDSLRPERFREITRTGDLNAVLAGIDAALEAGFERLKINAVILKNRNHDEVIDLTRFACDRLMDISFIEEMPLGVNFDHDRAEAHYSSDEIRRDLEQEYTLLPTAETTGGPSRYFRLKETGTRVGFISPHSHNFCHLCNRVRLTAEGRLLLCLGQEHSIDLRHVIRANPGNMEILKQAIRDSMAIKPKGHDFNLAAQPVILRHMNMTGG from the coding sequence ATGAGCGCTCACACAACCCCGCAATTGATCGACCGTTTTGGCCGTACGGTCAGTTACGTGCGCATTTCCGTCACGGATCGATGCGATTTCCGTTGCGTGTATTGCATGGAGGAGGAAATGCAATTCCTCCCGCGGGCGCAGGTGCTGACTCTGGAGGAAATCGCCCTCGTGGGGCGGGCCTTCACGGAACTCGGCGTGCAGAAAATACGCATCACCGGTGGCGAACCGCTGGTGCGTCGCAACGTCATGACCCTGATACACGAACTGGGGGCTCTGCCCTTGCGTGAACTGGTATTGACCACCAATGGTTCCCAGCTCAGCCGCTACGCCGGCGAGTTGAAGGCCGCGAACGTCAAACGCATCAACATCAGTCTCGATTCATTACGGCCTGAACGTTTCCGTGAGATCACGCGGACCGGCGATCTTAATGCCGTGCTGGCCGGCATCGACGCGGCGCTGGAGGCCGGCTTCGAACGGCTCAAGATCAACGCCGTCATCCTGAAAAACCGCAACCACGATGAGGTCATCGATCTGACGCGTTTTGCCTGCGACAGGCTGATGGACATCAGCTTCATCGAGGAAATGCCGCTGGGCGTCAATTTTGACCATGACCGCGCCGAGGCCCATTACTCCAGTGACGAAATCCGCCGCGATCTCGAACAGGAATACACACTCTTGCCCACCGCTGAAACCACCGGTGGTCCGTCACGCTATTTCCGCCTCAAGGAGACCGGCACGCGCGTCGGCTTTATCTCGCCGCACAGCCACAACTTCTGCCATCTCTGCAACCGCGTGCGCCTGACCGCTGAAGGCCGCCTTCTGCTCTGCCTCGGCCAGGAACACTCGATCGACCTGCGCCACGTCATACGAGCGAATCCCGGCAACATGGAGATTCTCAAGCAGGCCATCCGTGATTCCATGGCCATCAAGCCCAAGGGGCACGACTTCAATCTGGCCGCGCAACCCGTCATCCTGCGCCATATGAACATGACCGGCGGCTAG
- a CDS encoding aldehyde dehydrogenase family protein produces the protein MTAALKALSSIISKENIEFLKNPKKLLIDGKWVPAASGGTFGVTNPATGEVIAQVAEGDKEDVNRAVKAARRAFEDSEWSRMTPAQRGKVIWRIGDLISKYNDELAELEALDNGKPISVAKAADVPLSADMFHYMAGWATKIEGKTLPLSVLYTPGARYHSYTRPEPVGVVGQIIPWNFPLLMAAWKLAPVLATGCTVVLKVAEETPLSALRLGEIMLEAGLPDGVVNIITGFGETAGAALAGHPGIEKVAFTGSTEVGKLIVKAAAHDLKKVTLELGGKSPNIVLADADLDVAIPGAASAIFFNHGQCCCAGSRLYAEKKVFDKVVEGVAEYAKKIKVGPGLESSTEMGPMVSETQHERVGSYLEAGLKEGAKAVAGGKKRQGKGYFIDPTVLVNTKPAMKVIKEEIFGPVVCAMPFNGLDADIVRQANDSIYGLAAGVWTRDLSKAHTLAAQLKAGTIWVNCYNIFDSALPFGGYKQSGWGREMGEAVLSNYIENKAVTIRL, from the coding sequence ATGACAGCTGCACTAAAGGCATTAAGCTCCATCATTTCAAAAGAAAATATCGAGTTTCTTAAAAACCCGAAGAAGTTGTTGATAGACGGCAAATGGGTGCCCGCCGCATCGGGCGGTACTTTTGGCGTCACCAACCCGGCCACGGGCGAGGTGATTGCCCAGGTGGCCGAGGGTGACAAGGAAGACGTGAACCGCGCGGTCAAGGCCGCCCGCCGGGCCTTCGAGGACAGCGAATGGTCGCGCATGACGCCCGCCCAACGCGGCAAGGTGATCTGGCGCATCGGCGATCTGATCTCCAAGTACAACGACGAACTCGCCGAACTGGAGGCACTGGATAACGGCAAGCCTATCAGTGTCGCCAAGGCTGCGGACGTTCCCCTCTCCGCCGACATGTTCCACTACATGGCGGGCTGGGCAACCAAGATCGAGGGCAAGACCCTGCCGTTGTCAGTACTGTATACGCCGGGTGCGCGGTATCATTCCTACACGCGGCCGGAACCGGTCGGCGTGGTCGGCCAGATCATCCCCTGGAATTTTCCACTGCTGATGGCGGCGTGGAAACTGGCGCCGGTATTGGCCACCGGCTGCACCGTCGTGTTGAAGGTCGCCGAGGAAACTCCGTTGTCCGCGCTGCGTCTGGGCGAAATCATGCTGGAGGCCGGTCTGCCGGATGGCGTCGTCAACATCATCACCGGCTTCGGCGAGACCGCCGGCGCCGCGCTCGCCGGACACCCGGGCATTGAAAAAGTGGCGTTCACGGGCTCGACAGAGGTGGGCAAGCTCATCGTCAAGGCAGCGGCCCATGATCTCAAGAAAGTCACCCTCGAGCTGGGCGGCAAATCGCCCAACATTGTCCTGGCCGACGCTGATTTGGATGTCGCCATACCCGGCGCCGCCAGCGCGATCTTCTTTAATCACGGCCAATGCTGCTGCGCGGGCTCGCGCCTGTACGCGGAAAAGAAGGTGTTCGACAAGGTGGTCGAAGGCGTCGCCGAATACGCCAAAAAGATCAAGGTCGGTCCAGGCCTGGAATCCAGCACGGAAATGGGGCCCATGGTCTCAGAAACGCAGCATGAGCGCGTCGGTAGTTACCTGGAGGCAGGCCTGAAGGAAGGTGCCAAGGCCGTGGCCGGCGGCAAAAAACGCCAGGGCAAGGGCTATTTCATCGATCCCACCGTACTGGTCAATACCAAGCCCGCCATGAAAGTCATCAAGGAAGAGATATTTGGGCCGGTGGTTTGTGCCATGCCGTTCAACGGCCTCGACGCGGACATTGTCAGGCAGGCCAATGATTCGATCTATGGCCTGGCGGCGGGCGTGTGGACGCGCGATCTCAGCAAGGCGCACACGCTGGCGGCGCAACTGAAGGCCGGCACCATCTGGGTCAACTGCTACAACATCTTCGACTCAGCGCTGCCCTTTGGCGGCTACAAGCAGTCCGGCTGGGGCCGGGAGATGGGCGAGGCGGTGTTGTCCAACTATATCGAAAACAAGGCCGTCACCATCCGTTTGTAA
- a CDS encoding sulfite exporter TauE/SafE family protein, translating to MSLFLGVLTGLVLGLTGAGGSIFAVPLLMAGLGWTLTQAVPVALLAVAASAALGTYIAWHKSYVRYKTAGLMAAAGMLTSPLGLKASTALPQTALSILFALVLVAVAIRMFLRASRVPEEAAVVRAAVAGDGSHAHGPICRLNANTGRIIWTRPCALMISAIGLVTGFLSGLLGVGGGFVIVPSLRAFTELSMHSAVATSLMAIALTSLGTVAGAVLLGRDLPWLIAVPFVIGALLGMTGGRWLAPYIAGARLQEVFAILMLLVAAGMALHAIST from the coding sequence ATGAGCTTGTTCCTCGGCGTCCTGACCGGATTGGTATTGGGCCTCACCGGCGCTGGAGGATCCATCTTCGCGGTGCCGTTGCTGATGGCTGGTCTGGGTTGGACGCTCACACAAGCCGTGCCCGTTGCCCTGCTGGCGGTGGCGGCGTCCGCCGCCCTTGGTACGTACATCGCCTGGCACAAGAGCTACGTACGCTACAAGACGGCGGGTCTGATGGCGGCCGCCGGCATGCTGACCTCGCCGCTCGGCTTGAAGGCCAGCACCGCCCTGCCCCAGACAGCGCTCTCCATCTTGTTCGCGCTAGTACTTGTCGCAGTGGCAATACGAATGTTCCTGCGCGCGAGCCGCGTGCCGGAGGAAGCGGCAGTGGTGCGCGCTGCAGTGGCCGGCGACGGCAGCCACGCCCATGGACCAATCTGCCGGCTGAACGCGAACACCGGCCGCATCATCTGGACGCGGCCCTGCGCGTTGATGATTTCAGCGATCGGCCTCGTCACGGGTTTTCTCTCGGGCCTCCTGGGCGTGGGCGGCGGTTTCGTGATAGTCCCGTCCTTGCGCGCGTTCACGGAATTATCCATGCACTCGGCGGTGGCCACATCGCTGATGGCCATAGCCCTGACCAGCCTCGGCACCGTCGCAGGCGCCGTGCTGCTGGGCCGCGATTTGCCCTGGCTAATCGCAGTGCCGTTCGTAATCGGCGCCCTGCTGGGCATGACTGGCGGGCGCTGGCTGGCGCCGTACATCGCCGGTGCGCGGCTGCAAGAGGTGTTTGCCATATTGATGCTGCTGGTCGCCGCCGGCATGGCATTGCATGCCATCTCAACATGA
- the mobA gene encoding molybdenum cofactor guanylyltransferase MobA yields MALSQQIRSQLSGLVLAGGNATRMGGMDKGLLMLAGKPLVSRIVQALRTQVADLFINANRNLEQYRALGYPIISDLIEGYQGPLAGMASGLRIAKTPYLLTAPCDSPFVPADLAARLHAGLIDEKAEIAVAENQGRLEPVFALIDCGLLPSLLKYLDSGERKIDRWYARHRMVAVNFSDNPRAFINLNTPEDLAVVEQQMKNSDAMRQAG; encoded by the coding sequence ATGGCGCTATCACAACAAATCCGCAGTCAATTGAGCGGCCTGGTACTGGCCGGCGGGAACGCCACGCGCATGGGCGGCATGGACAAAGGACTGCTGATGCTGGCGGGCAAGCCGCTGGTTTCGCGTATCGTGCAGGCGCTGCGCACGCAGGTCGCCGATCTATTCATCAACGCCAACCGCAACCTGGAGCAATACCGGGCACTGGGTTATCCAATAATCAGTGACCTCATCGAAGGTTACCAAGGCCCGCTCGCGGGGATGGCGAGCGGTCTGCGCATTGCCAAAACCCCTTATCTGTTGACGGCCCCATGCGACTCGCCTTTCGTACCCGCTGATCTGGCGGCTCGGCTCCATGCCGGCCTCATTGACGAGAAGGCGGAGATCGCTGTCGCCGAAAATCAGGGGCGGTTGGAACCGGTGTTTGCGTTGATCGATTGCGGATTGCTGCCGTCACTGCTGAAATACCTGGACAGCGGCGAACGCAAGATTGACCGCTGGTATGCCCGGCACCGGATGGTCGCGGTGAACTTCTCCGACAATCCGCGCGCCTTCATCAATCTGAACACCCCGGAGGATCTGGCCGTCGTGGAGCAGCAAATGAAGAACTCCGACGCCATGAGGCAGGCGGGATGA
- the mobB gene encoding molybdopterin-guanine dinucleotide biosynthesis protein B encodes MKTTPLLGFAAWSGAGKTTLLKALLPLLRAQNLSIAMIKHAHHEFDIDVPGKDSYELRKAGANQMLVCSSRRWALMVEAATEREPKLADMLRHLPRENADLILVEGLKNEPMDKIEIHRPALNKPLLCADDPHIIAVASDTPLTLPRGLPLLPLNEPAVIADFILHRFKLGKHAMKTASKSS; translated from the coding sequence ATGAAGACCACGCCATTGCTGGGCTTCGCGGCGTGGAGCGGCGCTGGCAAGACCACGCTGCTCAAGGCGCTGCTGCCGCTGCTGCGCGCGCAGAATTTGAGCATAGCCATGATTAAACATGCGCATCATGAATTCGACATCGACGTGCCCGGCAAGGACAGCTATGAATTGCGCAAGGCCGGCGCCAATCAGATGCTGGTCTGCTCAAGCAGACGCTGGGCCCTGATGGTGGAGGCTGCCACGGAACGCGAACCCAAGCTGGCCGACATGCTGCGCCATCTGCCGCGGGAGAACGCGGATCTGATTCTGGTCGAGGGATTGAAGAATGAGCCGATGGACAAGATTGAGATTCACCGCCCGGCGTTGAACAAGCCCCTCCTCTGCGCCGATGACCCCCACATTATTGCCGTCGCAAGCGACACACCGCTCACACTGCCCCGCGGACTGCCGTTATTGCCGCTCAATGAACCTGCCGTGATCGCGGATTTTATTCTGCACCGGTTTAAACTCGGCAAGCACGCCATGAAAACAGCCTCGAAATCGTCATGA
- the glp gene encoding gephyrin-like molybdotransferase Glp: MSKGVITTQSSCADDYDPGSLTCDEALRRLLAAVSPVDGIDHVTLRNSLGRVLAEDVVSNVNVPAYANSAMDGYAVRSGDLPVQDTVRLRIAGSSYAGKPCSATVQPGECVRITTGAILPQGADSVVIQEHVERLGDKIRVGGGHKAGDNVRAAGEDIAVGQTVLKTGRRLTPADLGLLASLGIGTVPVRRRLKVAFLSTGDELKPVGEQLAPGEIHDSNRHTLHAMLTRLGVEVADFGIVRDDRAATRAAFKGAARGRDAVISSGGVSVGEADFVKEILNEQGKMNFWKVAMKPGRPLTFGQLGDAVFFGLPGNPVSVMVTFYQFVQPALRKMMGEAPHAPLLLKAVTRSRLKKKPGRVEFQRAMLECDENGRLSVSTTGMQGSGILTSMSQANCFIILPMDSGNIEAGALVDVQPFDGLI; the protein is encoded by the coding sequence ATGAGCAAAGGCGTCATTACAACTCAATCCAGTTGCGCGGATGATTACGACCCGGGTTCGCTGACCTGCGATGAAGCGCTCCGCCGCCTGCTTGCGGCAGTGTCGCCGGTGGATGGCATCGATCATGTGACTTTGCGCAATAGCCTGGGCCGCGTATTAGCGGAAGACGTCGTCTCCAACGTCAATGTCCCGGCATACGCCAACTCGGCGATGGACGGTTACGCTGTGCGCAGCGGTGATTTGCCCGTGCAGGACACGGTGCGGTTGCGTATAGCCGGCAGTTCCTATGCTGGCAAGCCCTGTTCCGCCACGGTGCAACCGGGCGAATGCGTGCGCATCACGACCGGCGCCATCCTGCCGCAGGGCGCAGATAGCGTGGTGATTCAAGAGCATGTTGAACGGCTGGGTGACAAGATCCGGGTGGGCGGCGGCCACAAGGCCGGCGACAACGTCCGCGCCGCCGGCGAAGACATTGCCGTGGGACAAACCGTGCTGAAGACCGGACGGCGGTTGACGCCGGCCGATCTGGGCCTGCTGGCCTCGCTCGGCATCGGCACCGTGCCGGTGCGGCGACGATTGAAAGTGGCGTTCCTGTCCACCGGGGATGAGTTGAAACCCGTGGGTGAGCAACTGGCGCCCGGTGAAATCCACGACAGCAACCGCCATACCCTCCACGCCATGTTGACGCGCCTGGGTGTCGAGGTCGCTGATTTCGGGATCGTGCGCGATGACCGCGCCGCCACCCGCGCTGCCTTCAAGGGCGCCGCGCGGGGACGGGATGCCGTCATCAGCAGTGGCGGTGTCTCCGTCGGTGAGGCCGACTTCGTGAAGGAAATCCTGAATGAGCAGGGAAAGATGAATTTCTGGAAAGTGGCGATGAAGCCGGGCCGGCCGCTCACCTTCGGACAGCTAGGTGATGCCGTGTTTTTCGGCCTGCCTGGAAATCCGGTATCGGTGATGGTGACGTTCTACCAGTTCGTGCAGCCCGCGTTGCGCAAGATGATGGGCGAGGCGCCGCATGCACCGCTGCTGTTGAAAGCCGTCACACGATCGCGGCTCAAGAAGAAACCCGGCCGGGTGGAATTTCAGCGCGCGATGCTGGAATGCGATGAAAACGGCAGGCTCTCCGTCAGCACCACGGGCATGCAGGGCTCCGGCATCCTCACCTCCATGTCGCAGGCCAACTGCTTCATCATCCTGCCGATGGACAGCGGCAATATCGAAGCCGGTGCATTGGTCGATGTGCAACCTTTCGATGGTTTGATCTAA
- the ada gene encoding bifunctional DNA-binding transcriptional regulator/O6-methylguanine-DNA methyltransferase Ada, whose protein sequence is MPRMIQKPARRKAPAGDDPRWAAVVAKDRSFDGGFYYSVKTTGVYCRPSCPARLPKRMNVRFHRTCAEAEAAGFRPCKRCKPDQPALHAQYTAAVARACRLIEAAEKSPKLDELAKAAGLSPYHFHRIFKAVTGVTPKAYAMAHRQKRIRDRLGRNATVTDAIYDAGFVSSGRFYATATHMLGMTPRDYRAGGANTEIRFAIGECSLGSILVACSVRGVCAIFLGDNPDKLVRDLQDKFPRANLIGGDKGFERLVAKIVGLVEAPQRGLDLPLDVRGTAFQQRVWQALRTIPAGKTASYSEIARRIGRPKSVRAVAQACAANTLAVAIPCHRVVRNDGALSGYRWGIERKRLLLDREAG, encoded by the coding sequence ATGCCCCGGATGATTCAAAAACCAGCTCGTAGGAAGGCGCCCGCCGGCGATGATCCGCGCTGGGCCGCGGTGGTCGCAAAAGACCGCTCTTTCGACGGCGGGTTTTATTATTCCGTGAAAACGACGGGCGTGTATTGCCGGCCGTCGTGTCCGGCGCGTCTGCCCAAGCGAATGAACGTGCGTTTTCACAGGACATGCGCCGAGGCCGAAGCAGCGGGCTTCCGACCCTGCAAACGCTGCAAACCGGATCAACCTGCGCTCCATGCGCAATATACGGCGGCGGTGGCCAGGGCATGTCGTCTCATCGAAGCCGCGGAAAAATCGCCCAAACTGGATGAACTCGCCAAGGCCGCCGGGCTCAGCCCCTACCATTTCCACCGGATTTTCAAGGCGGTGACTGGCGTGACGCCCAAGGCCTATGCGATGGCCCACCGCCAGAAACGTATTCGCGACAGATTGGGAAGGAATGCAACAGTGACCGACGCAATTTATGACGCGGGCTTCGTCTCCAGCGGCCGGTTCTATGCGACTGCCACGCATATGCTGGGTATGACGCCGAGGGACTACCGGGCCGGCGGCGCCAACACGGAGATACGCTTCGCCATCGGCGAATGCTCGCTCGGCTCCATCCTTGTGGCCTGCAGTGTGCGCGGCGTCTGCGCCATTTTTCTGGGTGATAACCCCGATAAGCTTGTGCGTGACTTGCAGGACAAATTTCCGCGCGCCAACCTGATCGGCGGCGACAAGGGGTTCGAGCGACTCGTCGCCAAAATTGTGGGCCTCGTCGAGGCGCCGCAGCGGGGACTCGACCTGCCGCTCGACGTGCGTGGAACTGCGTTTCAACAGCGCGTGTGGCAGGCGCTCAGAACAATACCGGCAGGCAAAACGGCGAGCTACTCGGAGATTGCCAGGCGGATCGGCAGGCCGAAATCGGTCCGGGCCGTGGCGCAGGCCTGCGCCGCGAACACGCTGGCGGTGGCCATCCCCTGCCATCGCGTGGTGCGGAACGACGGCGCATTGTCCGGCTATCGCTGGGGCATCGAGCGCAAGCGCCTTTTGCTCGATAGAGAGGCTGGCTGA
- a CDS encoding SpoIIE family protein phosphatase, translating to MGLRIRTKLLLLLLAIALVPLTVIGWLDYRALRSLGIDLAAQSQKALTERAQQELSQTTVSDALLIQRQREILELLIRDQAREVETRLALPPTGIPGTPDRVIFDTDLDAGKVPPDRTEPMPGANGGAMPITYKSQIFRIPPGGAVSEFRGDINRLVSMSDVYREIYASHNDVILRHYTTLQSGLHSVYPGRGGYPADYDPRTRPWYQHQLQTPGLAWSPPLVDVVSGEVTLGLSMPVRAPDGNFAGVTAMDISLQGLFSRVPLPSGWAAESNAFVVVADHDPGDGQHALKVLARQSYETAARDWHTVLSTEWLTPEPASAGARLITDTGAHRAGMIKALYRGVESLWAYRPLEDDGSILVLIVPYARAIEHAESVHAMALDATAQQLKTTAAIAVLAAALVVLVALLSARTVTRPLHHLVDVINRVTRGDLKARARLDTGDEWQRLAEGFNTMVPQLQELLQLNQSLQLAREVQQNLIPQSPPRSTHFDIAGRTIYCEETGGDYYDFLDLSESRIGVVIGDVSGHGISSALVMTAIRALLHGYTQQGLPLATLMSAINTQLAKDMPSGRFMTLFYLIADAGERTCRWVSAGHDPAIFYCAATGAFHELVGQDIPIGVESYWNYRESIRPDIADGSLLFFGTDGVWETRNSADETYGKERIRNLLRAHARESAEEICTALIADLQTFRGAQAQLDDLTVVVLKVKAFKS from the coding sequence ATGGGACTGCGCATCCGCACCAAACTGCTGTTGCTGCTGCTGGCGATCGCGCTGGTGCCACTGACCGTGATCGGCTGGCTGGACTACCGTGCATTACGGTCGCTCGGTATCGATCTGGCCGCTCAAAGCCAGAAGGCGCTGACCGAACGGGCGCAACAAGAACTGTCCCAGACCACCGTCAGCGACGCACTGCTCATCCAGCGCCAGCGCGAGATCCTGGAGTTGCTGATCCGGGATCAGGCCCGTGAGGTCGAAACCCGGCTGGCGCTGCCGCCCACGGGCATTCCCGGGACCCCGGATCGCGTGATCTTCGACACCGATTTGGATGCCGGGAAGGTGCCGCCGGACAGAACCGAGCCCATGCCTGGAGCAAACGGTGGCGCCATGCCCATCACCTACAAGTCGCAGATTTTTCGCATCCCGCCGGGCGGCGCCGTGTCGGAATTCCGGGGCGACATCAACCGGCTGGTCTCAATGAGCGACGTTTACCGCGAAATCTACGCCTCGCACAACGACGTGATCCTCCGGCACTACACCACCCTGCAATCGGGATTGCATTCGGTTTATCCGGGGCGCGGGGGCTATCCCGCCGATTATGATCCGCGGACCCGCCCCTGGTATCAGCATCAATTGCAGACGCCGGGGCTGGCATGGAGTCCGCCGCTCGTCGACGTCGTCAGCGGCGAAGTCACGCTGGGCCTGTCCATGCCCGTTCGCGCCCCCGACGGTAATTTCGCCGGCGTCACCGCCATGGACATCTCGCTCCAAGGCCTGTTCTCGCGCGTACCCCTGCCCTCCGGCTGGGCGGCGGAAAGCAACGCCTTCGTGGTGGTTGCCGATCATGACCCCGGCGACGGACAGCACGCGCTAAAGGTGCTGGCCAGACAGAGCTACGAAACCGCCGCCCGCGACTGGCATACCGTCCTGTCCACGGAATGGCTGACGCCCGAACCGGCCTCGGCCGGCGCCCGGTTGATAACCGATACCGGCGCGCATCGCGCCGGCATGATCAAGGCGCTTTATCGGGGCGTCGAATCGTTGTGGGCCTATCGCCCGCTCGAAGATGACGGCAGCATTTTAGTGCTGATCGTGCCTTATGCCCGCGCCATCGAACATGCCGAGTCTGTGCATGCAATGGCCCTCGACGCCACCGCGCAACAATTGAAAACCACGGCGGCCATCGCCGTACTGGCGGCGGCGTTGGTCGTGCTGGTGGCTCTGCTCAGCGCCCGCACGGTGACGCGCCCTCTGCATCATCTGGTCGATGTCATCAACCGCGTCACCCGCGGCGACCTCAAGGCGCGGGCGCGACTGGACACGGGAGACGAGTGGCAGCGCCTGGCCGAGGGTTTCAACACCATGGTGCCCCAACTACAGGAACTCCTGCAGTTGAACCAGTCACTGCAACTGGCGCGCGAGGTGCAGCAGAATCTGATCCCGCAATCGCCGCCCCGCTCCACGCATTTCGACATCGCCGGCCGCACGATCTATTGCGAGGAAACCGGCGGGGATTATTACGACTTTCTGGATTTGAGCGAATCCCGCATCGGCGTGGTCATCGGCGATGTCTCCGGACACGGCATCAGTTCCGCCCTGGTGATGACGGCGATTCGGGCCTTGCTGCACGGCTACACTCAACAGGGCCTGCCCCTGGCAACGCTTATGAGCGCCATCAACACCCAACTGGCCAAAGACATGCCGTCGGGCCGATTCATGACGCTGTTTTACCTGATCGCGGACGCGGGGGAACGGACTTGCCGCTGGGTCAGCGCCGGTCACGACCCGGCAATTTTCTACTGTGCCGCCACGGGTGCCTTCCACGAACTTGTGGGGCAGGACATCCCCATTGGCGTGGAGTCATACTGGAATTATCGGGAATCCATCCGGCCTGATATTGCAGATGGTAGTTTGCTGTTTTTCGGCACTGATGGTGTCTGGGAGACGCGCAACAGCGCCGATGAGACTTATGGCAAGGAACGCATCCGCAACCTGCTCCGCGCTCATGCCAGGGAAAGCGCCGAGGAGATCTGCACAGCCCTCATTGCCGATTTGCAGACGTTCCGCGGTGCTCAAGCACAACTCGATGACTTAACCGTGGTCGTGCTGAAAGTAAAAGCCTTCAAAAGTTAA
- a CDS encoding molybdenum cofactor biosynthesis protein MoaE yields the protein MKIEVRTKPFDPWVEVAAYEKQVLAAGAYGATAVFVGATRDLSGDDSVQAMHLEHYPGMTEKHLTRIAEEAMQRWPINDALILHRVGDLKPGDPIVLVAAWSAHRADAFAACRFLIEDLKSRAPLWKKEQLEAGSRWVKCNTPG from the coding sequence ATGAAAATCGAAGTACGGACGAAGCCTTTTGATCCCTGGGTGGAAGTGGCCGCCTATGAAAAGCAGGTGCTGGCGGCAGGCGCTTATGGCGCCACCGCCGTATTCGTCGGCGCGACGCGCGATCTGAGCGGCGATGACAGCGTGCAGGCGATGCATCTTGAGCATTATCCGGGCATGACGGAAAAACATCTCACCCGCATCGCCGAGGAGGCCATGCAGCGCTGGCCGATCAACGACGCCCTGATTCTGCATCGCGTGGGCGATCTCAAGCCGGGCGATCCGATCGTGTTGGTGGCCGCCTGGTCGGCGCACCGCGCGGACGCTTTCGCGGCCTGCCGGTTTCTGATCGAGGACCTCAAATCGCGCGCGCCGCTCTGGAAGAAGGAACAGCTCGAGGCTGGCAGCCGCTGGGTGAAATGCAATACGCCGGGCTGA
- a CDS encoding MoaD/ThiS family protein: MRIKVKLLASLAEQFGRREVDVDASAGATAEQAWAQVTGGVPMPPNTLVAINKEYAERRKPLADGDEVAFFPPVTGG; this comes from the coding sequence GTGCGTATAAAGGTAAAGCTATTGGCGAGCCTGGCGGAACAGTTCGGCCGGCGTGAAGTTGACGTGGACGCATCTGCCGGCGCCACGGCCGAACAGGCTTGGGCCCAGGTGACCGGCGGCGTTCCGATGCCGCCGAATACGCTGGTCGCGATCAACAAGGAATATGCCGAGCGGCGGAAACCGCTGGCCGATGGCGATGAGGTGGCTTTTTTCCCACCGGTGACGGGAGGCTGA
- the moaC gene encoding cyclic pyranopterin monophosphate synthase MoaC produces the protein MPKLTHLNKKGEARMVDVSAKAVTHRVAVAEGCIRMKAATLRRVQTAGHKKGDVLAVARVAGIMAAKQTSELIPLCHPLSLTRVEIELTPEKKKNAVHCRASVETDGKTGVEMEALLAVEIALLTIYDMCKAVDRGMTINGVRLLEKSGGRSGIWRRRKN, from the coding sequence ATGCCCAAACTGACTCATCTGAACAAGAAAGGCGAGGCGCGCATGGTGGACGTGTCGGCCAAGGCCGTCACCCATCGCGTGGCCGTGGCCGAGGGGTGCATCCGCATGAAGGCCGCAACCCTGCGCCGCGTTCAGACTGCCGGACACAAGAAGGGCGACGTGCTGGCGGTGGCGCGCGTGGCCGGCATCATGGCCGCCAAGCAGACCTCGGAGCTAATCCCGTTGTGCCATCCGTTGTCGCTGACGCGGGTGGAAATCGAATTGACGCCGGAGAAGAAAAAGAATGCCGTGCATTGCCGCGCTTCCGTCGAGACGGATGGCAAGACCGGCGTGGAGATGGAGGCCCTGCTGGCCGTGGAAATCGCGCTGCTCACGATCTACGACATGTGCAAGGCGGTTGACCGCGGCATGACGATTAACGGCGTGCGCCTGCTGGAGAAATCCGGCGGTCGCAGCGGCATCTGGCGCCGCCGAAAAAACTAA